The DNA region CGTGGGCGCTCCCGCCGCTTCCGAGCGGCCCCGACCTTCTCCGCCTGGCCATCGATCTCGCCGGGGTGGGGGGCCTCGAGCTGCCGCTGGAGGCGTCGGCGATCGACTCCTTCGCATCGGCCACCGACGCCCCCGAGCGGCGCCTCACGGTCGTGGCCCGTCATCAGGTGTCCCTGGCGCGGGTCCTCGCCGGCGAGGAGCTGCTCTGTGAGGTGTTCGACCGCTCGCTGGCGGTGAGCCGGTTCCTGCTCGAGGCAGCACCCGCTTGGCTCGGAGAGTAGGTTCCCGGGGCCCACGCATGCATGGCCGACCTCGAAAGGTGACGATCGGCCTCTCGGTGCTGGCGCTAGGGTCCCTCGCCGTAGTGACCGGCTGCAGCGGGAACCCGGACACCACCGCCAAGCAGGCCTGTCAGCACGTGGAGCGCTCGCTGCGCCTCTATGCCCAGGCGTCGTCCGAACCCGATCCCGCCGCCGCCGATCGTGAGCGGGTTGGTGCCCTCGTCGAGCTGAGGACTGCCCTTCCGTTGGCGTCCGTGGCGGCGGCCGGCTCGGGACAGTGGGAGGCGCTGCGAACGACCCTGAGCGAAAGCCCGAACGTCGACGAGAGTCGCCTCGTGCACGCGCTCACCCAGCAGTGCCAGAGCGCGCTGTCACCCCCGAGCGCCCGCACCTACTGACTCACGAACCGGGCCGCGAGCGCCGCCTACCATTCCCCTACCTCATCGAAGAGGTCGCACGTAAGGGAGGACGGGATGCGGCGCCTGGTTGCCACGACCGGGCTGCTCACCATGGCGGTGGCGGCCGGGTGCGGCGGCGGCTCGTCGGGGTCTGGGCAGAGCTCGTCGGCCGACATCGCCTCCGCCGCTCGCATCAACCTCCGACAGCGCGACTTTCCCGCAGGCTGGCAGGCTCACCCCAACCCGGTGAGCGCGGCGGCCAACGCCAACGTGGAGCGCACCCTCTACGGCTGCCTGGCGACGCCGCCTCCCGAGTCGCACACGACCGCCAACGTCAACTCCCCCGCCTTCGTCCTCAGCGCCCAGCAAGCCAGCTCCAACGTCAAGGTCGCCCACACGACGGCCGAGAGCCAGGCCGACTACCGGGTCCTCGCCCAGCCGACCTTCGGGGAGTGTGCCCGTCGGGTCCTGCTGAGCACCCTGCCCGGAGCCCTACCCGCCGGGTCCACTGTGACCTCGAGCGCGGCGAGGACCGTGCCAGCCACGGCTCCCGCGGGCGACCAGGTGACGGCGACCGCCGTCACCGTCAACGTGGTCGTCCAGGGAGGCCGGACGACGGTCGACGCCGGGTTCACCAGGATCCTCCGGGGTCGAGCCCTCGTCGCCGTGCAGACGATCGGCCTGGGTCAGCCCTTTCCGGCCGACCTGGGGCGGGCGATCGTGTCCAATGTCGAGAACAGAGCCAATCAGCTACCTGCCTAGGAGAGGTCATGGGCACCATCGTGATCACAGGCGCCTCCAGCGGTATCGGGGCGGCCACCACCGAACGGCTGGTGGGTGACGGCCACCGGGTCATCGGCGTGGACGTGAAGGACGCCGACGTCGTGGCTGATCTGGGGACACCAGCGGGGCGGCGCGCCGCGGTCGACGGCGTGGCCGCGCACGCCGACGGCACGGTGGACGGCCTTGTCACCTTCGCCGGCCTGGCCGGGCTCACCGCCAGACCGGGAGCGCTGTTGGTGGCGGTGAACTACTTCGGGACCGTCGAGCTCCTGGCTGGCCTGCGAGGGATGCTCGCTCGCGGCACGGGCCCAGCCGCAGTTGCCATCAGCTCCAACTCGACGACCTGCCAACCGGGGGTGCCGACCGACCTCGTCGACGCCTGCCTCGCCGGTGACGAGCTCGCGGCCCAGGAGATCGGGGACGCGGTCGGCTCGCTGGCCGCCTATCCGGCGACGAAGATGGCGATCGCCCGCTGGGTCCGTCGCCACGCGACAAGCGCCGACTGGATGGGGGCGGGGATCACGCTCAACGCGGTCGCGCCCGGGCTCACCCAGACACCCATGACCGACGAGATCCGGCGCGACCCGACCATCGGGTCGGCGCTCGACCAGTTCCCCGTCCCCGCTGGGCGCGTCGGTCGGCCAGAGGAGATCGCGGGGCTCGTCGCCTTCCTGCTGGGCCCCGATGCCAGGTTCCTCTGTGGGTCTATCGTGTTCGTGGACGGAGGTACGGACGCGCTCCTCCGTCCCGACGACTGGCCCGCGCCGATGCGGGCTGGCTGACAGGTGGCCACATGCGGACCTCACGATCCCCTGCCGGGACGGCGGACTTCGAGAACCTCCTGACAACCAGCGGCAGCACCGACGGAGCGACAGGCGAGACGATTCGTCTGCCCGATCCGTTCTCGGACGTGTCGCCGGAGCTGCCGCGGCCGGTCGAGGACCGAGCCCCCGAGTCGAACCCGTTCCCTGATCGGCCGCGTGGTCCCTACCGCCCGTACTGGCGTGAGTCGACCTTCCTTCGAGCCGTCGGCCTCGGGTTCGCCCCGTGCCTGGCCGCCGTGCACGAGTGGGGCCAGCGCGCTGGCGAGCGGGGCGTCATCGAGGTCGGGCGCGGCCAGCTGGAGGTCGCCTCTGACCTGGGGCGGCAACCTGGCCGATGCGCGCTCAGGGCCCGGCTGCACCGAGGCTCGGTCTGTTCATTCGCCGTGCCGATGGAGCTCGAGCTCATCCCGTGGCCGGAGGTCTTCGCCACGACGTGGTTGGCGCTGTGTCCCCGGCGGCGAGTCCATCTCAGCGGGCGCTACTTCCGAGCTGGGCACGCCCTGCTCGACCAGGTGTCGGCGGGACTCCTGCTCCTCGCCGGCGGAACGCCGCAGCCTCATCGGGAGCAATCCCGGCAGGTCGGTGACCCAGGGCGCCCTGGCGGTGGGCCCGCCTAGCTCCAGAGACGACGCCGGGCCTAAGCTCGCCGACGTCCGAAGGGATGGGTGTGCTCATGTATCGGGGGGGAAGTCATTGATTCGTGCGACCGCGATTGAGTCTCCGGTCAGCACGGCTCGACTCCCGACTGATGGTGGTACCAGCAGAGAACCGACGAGGCGGCCGGCTCGGTCCCGATCGTGGCGACCACACCCGCTGAGTGTCGTCGTCCTTTTTGTCAGTCTTGCCCTGGTTGGCCTCCTCACCTGGGCGTCGTGGGAAGACCACAACAACAACGAGCAACGTCTCCTCGACGTCCGCGTTCGTGAGGCCGGCTCTGTGCTCACTGCCGCAACTTCGACGGTGCAGACGCCGCTGGCGTCGGCTGCCGAGCTCGCGCAGGCGACCAACGGTGACCCACAACGGTTCAGGGGTTTCATTGCACCGTACGTCGGAGCTGGACGCCCCTTCGTGTCTGCCTCTCTCTGGTCGTTGCCACCAGGGACCACTCCGGCGATAGCCGTCGTCGGTACTGGCCCGGCGGTCGCCGCCTCGCTCCCGCAGGTCCAGGCGCTTCTCGTCCGTGCGGCGCGGTCTCCGGTGCTGAGCGTGACGGGAATGCTCAACCAGCCCCAGCCGCGCCTGGGATACGCATTCGCGGCCCCCGGTGCGGGCGGGGGCTTCGCCGTCTATGCCGAATCTGCCATCCCGCCCAACCGCCGGCTGCAGATCGAGAGCAACTCTGCCTTCTCCGACTTGAACTACGCGCTGTACCTGGGCAGGACACAGCGGCCGGCCAACCTCGTCGCGACAGACCTGAGTCACCTGCCCGTCAGCGGGCGACACGCCGTGACGACAGTTCCGTTCGGCGACGCCGCGTTCACGCTGGTGATGACGGCCCGGGGCAACCTCGGTGGAGGGCTCTCCCAGGACCTCCCGTGGGTCGTCGCCGTGCTGGGAGCGCTGCTGGCTGTCATCGCGGCCCTGGCGACCGAGCGACTCATCCGGCGGCGCACGAACGCGGAGGCGGCCGCCACCGAGCTGGGCGTGGTCGCAGGCGAGAACCAGCGGCTCTATTTCGAGCAGCGCGGTCTTGCCGAGGCGCTGCAACACGCGCTCCTTCCGCTCGAGGTGCCCGGCTTCGCCGGCGTCGAGATCAGGGTGGAGTACCTACCTGGAGTCGGTGGAGTCGAGATCGGCGGCGACTGGTACGACATCATCCACCTCGACGATGGAGCCTTCCTCCTGGTAGTGGGTGACGTATCTGGCCGCGGCCTGCGCGCGGCCACCGTCATGGCGTCGCTGCGCTATGCCATTCGGGCGTACGCAGCCCAGGGAGATCAGCCCTCGATCATCCTCGACAAGCTCTCGGAGCTGTTGAGCGTCGCCGGCGATGGCCACTTCGCCACGGTCATCTGCGCGCTCGTCGACATCAAGCGCCACCAGATGATCGTCGCCAACGCTGGGCATCTGAACCCCTTGCTCGTCGTCGGCCACGAAGCTCGCTTTGTTGCGACCGATGTCGGTGCACCGGTCGGCGTGTCCGAGCACACTTCCTATCACTCGGTGACCGTTCCCGTTCCTGGCGGCGCGACGCTCGTGACCTTCACTGATGGCCTCATCGAACGACGCGGAGAAGACCTCGACGTCGGCATGGAAAGGATGCGTCGAGCAGTGCTGGCCAGCAACGGCTCGCTCGACAACATGATGCGAAACGTCCTCCACGACCTGACGCCCGATGGATCCGACGATGACATTGCTCTCGTGGGGGTGAAATGGCAGGCCTAGATGACAGCGGCGGTCCCGAGGGGTCCGTCGAGACGTCACTCGACGAGACCGGTACACCAGTCGTCAGGCTCAGCGGTGAGATCGACATGGCGAATGCCGATTCCATCGCCGCCGCCATCGAGCCCATCATGGCCAAGGGACCCGAGCGACTCATCGTCGATGCGAGCGGCCTCGATTTCATGGACAGCTCCGGAATCGCCCTGCTGCTGCGCTGGGCCCGAGACTCGGTCCGAGTCGAGCTTCGGCACCCGTCCCGGATCATCCGCCGAACTGTGGAGAGCATGGGTCTGACTGACGTTCTCCACATCGAACCATGAGATCCACGCGCAGCTTTACCGCCGGGCCCGCCTCGATCGGGGCGGCTCGCCGCTTCGCGTCAGACAGTCTCCCCGAGCTCCCGCCGGACGCACTGGACGCTGTCGTCCTGATGGTCTCCGAGCTTGCGACGAACTGCATCCGGTTCACGCCGGGCGCCTTCAGTATCAGCATCGAGGACGACACCCGTAGCACTCGCGTCGATGTGACCGACCGCGGAGGGGGCAAGCCGACCGTGCGCTCCCCGCGCGCCACCGACCTGTCTGGTCGCGGGCTTCAGATCGTCGAGGCCATGTCGGACGACTGGGGAGTCGTTCCGGCGAAGTCGTGTCCGGGGACAACTGTCTGGTTCACCTTGGGGCACCGTGAGAACCCGGCTGACAAGCCGGGTCTGCGGCCTCTGCCCCTCGCCGATTGACCGCTGCCGGCTCAGGGGCAGCACAGGTCGTCCGAGGGGATCGCCCTCCCTGCTACGACCTGCGGACTACGACGGACGAGCGAGTATCCCTCTGCTAGGTGGGCCGGGCAGGGATCGAACCTGCGACCAAGGGATTATGAGTCCCGTGCTCTGACCACTGAGCTACCGGCCCGATTGGGCTGCGACGCGACGAGCTCCGGGGGCGAGACTCGAACTCGCAACCTAGTGGTTAACAGCCACCCGCTCTGCCGATTGAGCTACCCCGGAAGCGACTCGACCATAGCAGCGCTCCAGTTTGCCCCACGATGGCCCCGAGCAGCGACGATACGCTTGGGTGCGGGCCCCAGGCCCCCCTCCCAAGGAGTACGGAGAACGTATGAGATTACGTATCGGGTTCATCGCCGGCTTTGCCCTCGGTTACTACCTCGGGTCCATGGCGGGGCGTGAACGCTACGAGCAGATCAACCGGCTGCTGCGCCAGGCTCAGGGCTCGAACGCCCTCGAAGGGGCGGCGGGCAAGGCCCGGGCGGTCGTCGACCTCGGCCGAGAGCGGGCACGCGATGTCGTCGGGGCCAAGTCGCCGGACGGGGCGAGCTCGAAGGGCACCGAGACGCCGATCTGAGGTTTGCTACTCGGCGTCGAGATAGTCGCGCAGCGGCTGGCTCCGCATGGGGTGACGCAGCTTGGCGAGCGTCTTGGCCTCGATCTGGCGTATGCGCTCCCGCGTGACCCCGAACGTCCGTCCAACCTCTTCCAGCGTGCGGATGTGACCGTCCTCCAGCCCGAAGCGGAGGCGGACGATGTCCTGCTCGCGGGGGCTCAGCTCCGAGAGGGCCTTCTTCACCGCCTCGTTGAGCAGCACCCGCGTGGCCGCGTCGGGTGGTACCACGGCGCCCTGGTCCTCGATGACGTCGGAGAGGCTGAAGTCCTCCTCGTCTCCCATCGGCTGCTCGAGCGACACGGTGTCCTGATTGATGCGCTGGATGTCGCGGACGCGCTCCACGGCCAGCTCGAGCCGGAACGCAAGCTCGTCGATGCTCGGCTCACGACCGAGCTCCTGGAGCAGCTGCCGTTGAGCTCGCGCCACCTTGTTGATGGTCTCGACCATGTGGACCGGAATGCGGATGGTGCGCGCCTGATCGGCGATCGCTCTGGTGATCGCCTGACGGATCCACCACGTGGCGTAGGTCGAGAACTTGAAGCCCCTCGTGTAGTCGAACTTCTCGACCGCGCGCATGAGGCCGAGGTTGCCCTCCTGGATCAGGTCCAGGAACGCCATGCCCCGGTTGCGGTACCGCTTTGCGATCGACACCACCAGACGGAGGTTGGCCTCGACCAAGAGGTCCTTGGCCTCGAGTCCGCTGGCCACCAGGCGCCGTTGCTTTCTCAGCGTCTCGCGCGGCACGCCGTCGGGACCGTGGCGCTCCTCGAGCTCGGCGATGCGCTCGCCGGCGGCAAGGCCCTTCTCGATCCGACGAGCGAGCACGACCTCGAGCTCGGCGGTGAGCAGCGGGACCTTCCCTATCTCACGGAGGTAGGTCCGCACCGGATCGATCGC from Acidimicrobiales bacterium includes:
- a CDS encoding SDR family oxidoreductase, which produces MGTIVITGASSGIGAATTERLVGDGHRVIGVDVKDADVVADLGTPAGRRAAVDGVAAHADGTVDGLVTFAGLAGLTARPGALLVAVNYFGTVELLAGLRGMLARGTGPAAVAISSNSTTCQPGVPTDLVDACLAGDELAAQEIGDAVGSLAAYPATKMAIARWVRRHATSADWMGAGITLNAVAPGLTQTPMTDEIRRDPTIGSALDQFPVPAGRVGRPEEIAGLVAFLLGPDARFLCGSIVFVDGGTDALLRPDDWPAPMRAG
- a CDS encoding STAS domain-containing protein; this translates as MAGLDDSGGPEGSVETSLDETGTPVVRLSGEIDMANADSIAAAIEPIMAKGPERLIVDASGLDFMDSSGIALLLRWARDSVRVELRHPSRIIRRTVESMGLTDVLHIEP
- a CDS encoding SpoIIE family protein phosphatase, with the translated sequence MSASLWSLPPGTTPAIAVVGTGPAVAASLPQVQALLVRAARSPVLSVTGMLNQPQPRLGYAFAAPGAGGGFAVYAESAIPPNRRLQIESNSAFSDLNYALYLGRTQRPANLVATDLSHLPVSGRHAVTTVPFGDAAFTLVMTARGNLGGGLSQDLPWVVAVLGALLAVIAALATERLIRRRTNAEAAATELGVVAGENQRLYFEQRGLAEALQHALLPLEVPGFAGVEIRVEYLPGVGGVEIGGDWYDIIHLDDGAFLLVVGDVSGRGLRAATVMASLRYAIRAYAAQGDQPSIILDKLSELLSVAGDGHFATVICALVDIKRHQMIVANAGHLNPLLVVGHEARFVATDVGAPVGVSEHTSYHSVTVPVPGGATLVTFTDGLIERRGEDLDVGMERMRRAVLASNGSLDNMMRNVLHDLTPDGSDDDIALVGVKWQA
- the rpoD gene encoding RNA polymerase sigma factor RpoD, producing the protein MSEAVPALSTWDGLPEGGLSRLLERGRARGVLTQDDLITVLESIELSAPLIDALISRVRAEGISYVDEHDDHDPHVDVGGNGRPGVATPPKGGVAPGAPSNVGLTPSQASGGRGVAEAVPDRALARPPVDLSGDPGAAIDPVRTYLREIGKVPLLTAELEVVLARRIEKGLAAGERIAELEERHGPDGVPRETLRKQRRLVASGLEAKDLLVEANLRLVVSIAKRYRNRGMAFLDLIQEGNLGLMRAVEKFDYTRGFKFSTYATWWIRQAITRAIADQARTIRIPVHMVETINKVARAQRQLLQELGREPSIDELAFRLELAVERVRDIQRINQDTVSLEQPMGDEEDFSLSDVIEDQGAVVPPDAATRVLLNEAVKKALSELSPREQDIVRLRFGLEDGHIRTLEEVGRTFGVTRERIRQIEAKTLAKLRHPMRSQPLRDYLDAE
- a CDS encoding ATP-binding protein, with translation MRSTRSFTAGPASIGAARRFASDSLPELPPDALDAVVLMVSELATNCIRFTPGAFSISIEDDTRSTRVDVTDRGGGKPTVRSPRATDLSGRGLQIVEAMSDDWGVVPAKSCPGTTVWFTLGHRENPADKPGLRPLPLAD